Proteins from a single region of Kiritimatiellia bacterium:
- a CDS encoding MBL fold metallo-hydrolase, whose translation MKPSFVILGARGSMPVSGGKFTKYGGRTTSFCLKTEEGMLIIDAGTGIELVAETADEKLRPAAVLFTHFHLDHVMALPFLKRLSRRQSSLQLIADSSGGKNWRAALANLFAPPYWPAPLAEMGARLEFSDLPAGKNAFDLHGVQVAWCPLAHPQNCLAFRFKTGKKSVAIVTDHESGSPDIDGALLRLCRGVDYLIYDAQWTPEELAKRRGWGHSSWKDGADFARRAGAGELILTHHDYKRSDDEIDAIVQEARRCFPETKAARENMPVF comes from the coding sequence ATGAAGCCGTCTTTTGTCATCTTGGGGGCGCGGGGGAGCATGCCGGTTTCGGGCGGGAAATTCACAAAATACGGCGGCCGGACCACCTCTTTCTGCCTGAAGACGGAGGAGGGCATGTTGATTATTGACGCCGGCACCGGCATTGAACTGGTTGCTGAAACCGCGGATGAAAAGCTGCGGCCGGCGGCCGTCCTGTTCACCCACTTTCATCTTGACCATGTAATGGCCCTGCCGTTCCTGAAACGGCTTTCCCGCCGCCAATCTTCGTTGCAGCTGATCGCTGATTCTTCCGGCGGCAAGAACTGGCGCGCGGCGCTGGCCAACCTTTTTGCGCCGCCTTACTGGCCGGCGCCGCTGGCTGAAATGGGGGCGCGTCTTGAATTCAGCGATTTACCCGCCGGAAAAAACGCTTTTGATTTGCACGGCGTTCAGGTTGCCTGGTGCCCGCTTGCGCATCCGCAAAATTGTCTCGCCTTCCGGTTTAAAACCGGAAAGAAGTCGGTTGCCATTGTTACCGATCATGAAAGCGGCTCCCCGGACATTGACGGGGCTTTATTGCGATTATGCCGGGGGGTTGATTATCTTATTTATGACGCGCAATGGACTCCGGAGGAGCTTGCAAAGCGCCGCGGCTGGGGGCATAGCAGTTGGAAGGACGGAGCGGATTTTGCCCGGCGCGCCGGCGCGGGCGAACTTATCCTGACCCATCACGATTACAAAAGAAGCGACGATGAAATTGACGCCATCGTGCAAGAAGCCCGCCGTTGTTTCCCGGAAACAAAAGCGGCCCGCGAAAAC
- a CDS encoding DnaJ C-terminal domain-containing protein, translating into MQFKDYYGTLGVARGASQDEIRKAYRKLARKFHPDVNKDPGAENRFKEIAEAYEVLGDPQKRGKYDEFGANYRAGDEFRPPPGWEEAQYRFYGEPSGAGFTAEDFGGFSDFFETLFGGRGGGGRPFHQTRGQDHEAGLSISLEEAYHGVKKNIGLQTVGLDDRGRPLRQTRNYKVQIPPGAVDGMKIRLAGQGGAGRGAGPAGDLYLRISIMPHPVFKWTGKNLEITVPLAPWEAALGARIKVPTMEGPAALAIAAGTQSGQRFRLRGKGLPGRHPGDLFVAVRIVVPDSLSANERKLFEELAKTSPFRPREMNRFSNDREA; encoded by the coding sequence GCGGGGCGCGTCTCAGGATGAAATCCGCAAAGCCTATCGCAAACTGGCGCGCAAATTCCATCCGGACGTGAACAAGGACCCGGGCGCGGAAAATCGCTTCAAGGAAATTGCCGAGGCCTACGAGGTGCTCGGCGACCCGCAGAAGCGCGGTAAATACGACGAATTCGGCGCAAATTACCGAGCGGGCGATGAGTTCCGCCCGCCGCCCGGCTGGGAAGAGGCGCAATATCGGTTTTACGGGGAACCTTCCGGCGCCGGGTTCACGGCGGAAGATTTCGGCGGTTTCAGCGATTTTTTTGAGACCCTTTTCGGCGGACGCGGCGGTGGGGGGCGGCCATTTCATCAAACGCGCGGTCAGGATCACGAGGCCGGGCTGTCCATCAGCCTGGAAGAAGCGTATCATGGCGTTAAAAAAAACATCGGATTGCAGACGGTCGGCCTGGATGACCGCGGCCGCCCTCTGCGGCAAACAAGGAATTACAAGGTGCAGATACCGCCGGGCGCCGTTGACGGCATGAAAATCAGGCTGGCCGGCCAGGGCGGGGCCGGACGCGGGGCAGGCCCGGCCGGCGATTTGTATCTGCGTATTTCCATCATGCCCCATCCGGTCTTTAAATGGACCGGAAAAAACCTTGAAATTACCGTGCCGCTTGCTCCATGGGAAGCCGCGCTCGGGGCCAGGATCAAAGTGCCGACCATGGAAGGCCCGGCTGCTTTGGCCATCGCGGCCGGGACACAGTCGGGCCAGCGTTTCCGTTTGCGCGGCAAAGGTCTCCCGGGGCGTCATCCGGGCGACCTTTTTGTTGCCGTCCGGATTGTCGTGCCGGATTCGCTCTCGGCAAATGAGCGCAAACTGTTTGAGGAGCTGGCCAAAACTTCGCCTTTCAGGCCGCGGGAAATGAATCGCTTTTCAAACGACCGGGAAGCATGA